Genomic DNA from Candidatus Neomarinimicrobiota bacterium:
ATCATTATCCGGTGATTCCTGTCCTTCATCTTGAACAACATCGATGAGAGAATTTTTCTCGCCTTCCCGGAAAGGCGCATCGAGGGAGTTATGCCGTTTTGACATCATTATCGAATCGGATACCTCTTCCGGTTTCATGTCGAGTTTTTCGGCGATCTCAACTTCGTTCGGAGCTCTCTCAAACCCCTGTTCGAGAGCCTGCGCTACCTTGGTGACTTTACTGATCGTCCCGACCCTGTTCAAGGGCAGCCGCACTATACGGGAGTGTTCCGCAAGCGCCTGTAAAATAGATTGCCTGATCCACCATACCGCATAAGATATAAACTTAAAACCGCGGGTTTCGTCAAATCTTTCGGCAGCTTTAATAAGTCCGAGGTTCCCTTCGTTGATCAGATCGGTCAACGGAAGTCCCTGACCCTGATAATTTTTCGCGACACTTACGACAAACCTCAAGTTCGCTTCGGTAAGCTTCTTCAAAGCCTTTAAAGCCTTATTCGGGTCACCGCACTTTACCAATTTCGCAAGCCTTACTTCCTCATCGGGTTTTAGAGGTTCATATTTGCCTATTTCCTCTAAGTACTTGGAAAGAGACCTGTTTGCGTCCATTCCGAGTCTGTTCATTCTTTCCGCCATAATTGTTACCTTTAAATTTTTCTATTCTAAGTTAAAATCTTCTAAATATTCGGACAGTTATTCCCCGTATATCATTGCTCAAGAGCTAATTGGGGGTAAATAAGTAAAAACGTAAAAATTCCGGAAAATATCAGTAGTGCCCGCTTTAAATAGTTTCTCTCTCACAGCTTTATAATGTATTGATAATAATGACATTAGTCAAGCATTAAAAGCTTTGGGCTGTTCTATGGGTAAAGACCCGTGAATCCGGTTACGAAATCAGGGCTTTTTTGAAGCGGGGTTAGGATTTCTCCGGAGGACTCCCCTGTGAAGAACACACACTTGCCGCTGATAGGTAAACAATGGTTTCAAGTTTCTTAGGCTGCGATTGACAATGTAATTCGTAACAGTTATCTTCCTTATTAATTATTTGTTTAATCATATTGGAGAACCCATGAACTCTGAACCGACATTCTCAAAGAAAGTCAAATTTCCGGCAGGAACGATCATCATTCAAGAAGGAGAAAAAGGGGGACCATTTTATATCCTTCTTGAAGGAAAATGCGAAGTCCTTAAACGCGATTTCCCACTTACAACGCTTGGCAAAAGGGGAATCATCTTCGGGGAGATGAGTATGCTTCTGGACATACCCCGCACAGCGACCGTGCAAGCGATTGTGGATGTAACGGCGTATGAGGCTGACATCAGCCTCGATGATATGTTGACTCATTATCCGAAGACGACTAAGAGCATTATGCGCACCCTCGCCAAACGTGTTGTTCATCAGACAGACATGCTTTATGGGTATATTGTTGATGAGGAGCTGGAGGAGCATGGCGAGATTGTTAAAGAAGGGTAAGTAATTTGTAAGCGTTTTGGTATTCTATTGAGTGGTGTGGCGAAAATGAGCCACACTAAACGTCACAAAACAGCATCAAACAACACTAAACGACACTAATCGACAAATAGAAAAACCATTGATAAATGGATGTAAATCAAGGGCTTTGGTTCTATTGCATTTTGACTCTTACTTAATTTAACACCACCTACTAAGCAACCATTCTCGCTCTCTAATATCGTTTCCATGACGGCAG
This window encodes:
- a CDS encoding RNA polymerase sigma factor RpoD/SigA: MNRLGMDANRSLSKYLEEIGKYEPLKPDEEVRLAKLVKCGDPNKALKALKKLTEANLRFVVSVAKNYQGQGLPLTDLINEGNLGLIKAAERFDETRGFKFISYAVWWIRQSILQALAEHSRIVRLPLNRVGTISKVTKVAQALEQGFERAPNEVEIAEKLDMKPEEVSDSIMMSKRHNSLDAPFREGEKNSLIDVVQDEGQESPDNDLMSESLKNEIAAALDTLKDREREIIRMYFGIDREYPLTLNEIGEEFSVTRERVRQIKEKAIRRLRHKSRSKKLRAYLG
- a CDS encoding cyclic nucleotide-binding domain-containing protein; the protein is MNSEPTFSKKVKFPAGTIIIQEGEKGGPFYILLEGKCEVLKRDFPLTTLGKRGIIFGEMSMLLDIPRTATVQAIVDVTAYEADISLDDMLTHYPKTTKSIMRTLAKRVVHQTDMLYGYIVDEELEEHGEIVKEG